In the genome of Sorangium aterium, one region contains:
- a CDS encoding iron-containing redox enzyme family protein, which translates to MNALPTPASDRAASPRSRASDASPRAIYRRLRAGEPAPEDLAGEPALEAAAPDGIEAFFAALTALRDEDERCGAPGDEGEGPARVLLGYAPTALLDGCWLAAAVRVRHADSALGAACLDAFCLECGEGDPARHHGALYGAALAAAGLALPDLGSPAFERSVCLADADFALAIPGLRIAQLGAARLPEALGHHAAATVLGPPAAVRRAASRARCDGLYFAEHAEGAETARRARDLARRCLEAHAAGGAPDWPRVWRGAWSLWAARRAWLASLRPAAAPSAWEAMLALVEAKARHAFGFHGRVRLDGQALDGALDPARLDARGILLRLARSPWIVPGRPDESPLVTRSVQFGGPMFGVFTDAEVDVMRAWIRALIEAPEPPAPVRASRGGDERAGSPRVDHDHDGASIDGNRRGSTPRAEVRAGLPLPELYHRLLCARGPGDVDRDAGELAQAHVEAVLREAHGEVSPARLAADGRWPWSAAGLSRWVDARLREQIFEEGHAHAQSTAGPHAAPRPARGHTQPTDDAGIARELTRDEAVWLLTQLAPAAVIDGAWLQGTTAPGAFRTTVAALLLRIYRDELGAGVPAQHHGNVLRRALAEQGVTLPPCDARAFIERPDLLPQAFSMPVLWLAFAQGSMELWPELLGLNLAIEMAGIGRGYAVAAAILRRHRIDPYFFDLHNTIDNAASGHTAWSIEAITRFMDACAAPGDALAIERATLRIWRGYAAYARASRPLVRAVAVRLGPRLGWRWLRRHLLGDTGR; encoded by the coding sequence ATGAACGCCCTTCCCACCCCGGCATCGGACCGCGCGGCGAGCCCTCGGTCGCGCGCCTCGGACGCGTCGCCGCGCGCGATCTACCGCAGGCTGCGGGCCGGCGAGCCGGCCCCGGAGGATCTCGCGGGCGAGCCCGCGCTCGAGGCCGCGGCCCCCGACGGCATCGAGGCGTTCTTTGCGGCCCTGACCGCGCTCCGCGACGAGGACGAGCGATGCGGCGCGCCCGGCGACGAGGGCGAAGGCCCGGCGCGGGTCCTGCTCGGCTACGCGCCGACCGCGCTGCTCGACGGGTGCTGGCTCGCCGCGGCGGTGCGCGTGCGCCACGCGGACAGCGCGCTCGGCGCGGCCTGCCTCGACGCGTTCTGTCTGGAGTGCGGCGAGGGCGACCCGGCGCGGCACCACGGCGCCCTGTACGGCGCCGCGCTGGCCGCCGCGGGGCTCGCGCTGCCCGATCTCGGGAGCCCCGCATTCGAGCGCTCGGTCTGCCTCGCCGACGCGGACTTCGCCCTCGCGATCCCGGGGCTCCGCATTGCGCAGCTCGGGGCCGCGAGGCTGCCCGAGGCGCTGGGCCACCACGCGGCGGCCACGGTGCTGGGCCCGCCCGCCGCGGTGCGCCGGGCCGCGTCGCGCGCGCGCTGCGACGGCCTGTATTTCGCCGAGCACGCAGAGGGCGCGGAGACGGCCCGCCGGGCCCGCGATCTCGCGCGACGGTGTCTCGAGGCGCACGCCGCTGGCGGGGCGCCGGACTGGCCGCGCGTGTGGCGCGGCGCGTGGTCGCTCTGGGCCGCGCGGCGCGCGTGGCTCGCGTCGCTCCGGCCCGCCGCGGCGCCGTCCGCGTGGGAGGCGATGCTGGCGCTCGTCGAGGCGAAGGCGCGCCACGCGTTCGGATTTCACGGCCGCGTCCGGCTCGACGGACAGGCGCTGGACGGCGCGCTCGATCCGGCGCGGCTCGACGCGCGCGGCATCCTCCTGCGCCTCGCGCGCTCGCCGTGGATCGTGCCGGGGAGGCCCGACGAGAGCCCGCTCGTCACCCGCTCCGTGCAGTTCGGCGGCCCGATGTTCGGCGTGTTCACCGACGCCGAGGTCGACGTGATGCGCGCCTGGATCCGCGCGCTGATCGAGGCGCCGGAGCCTCCGGCCCCCGTCCGCGCATCGCGCGGCGGGGACGAGCGCGCCGGCTCGCCGCGCGTCGATCACGACCACGACGGGGCCTCGATCGACGGGAATCGTCGAGGATCCACCCCTCGCGCGGAGGTACGCGCAGGGCTCCCCCTGCCGGAGCTGTACCACCGGCTGCTCTGCGCCCGCGGGCCCGGGGACGTGGACCGCGACGCGGGCGAGCTCGCGCAGGCGCACGTCGAGGCGGTGCTGCGAGAGGCGCACGGCGAGGTGTCCCCCGCCCGGCTCGCCGCGGATGGGCGCTGGCCCTGGTCCGCCGCGGGGCTCTCGCGCTGGGTCGACGCGCGGCTGCGCGAGCAGATCTTCGAGGAAGGGCACGCCCACGCGCAGTCCACGGCGGGACCGCATGCGGCCCCACGCCCCGCGCGCGGCCACACGCAGCCCACCGACGACGCGGGCATCGCGCGAGAGCTCACGCGCGACGAGGCCGTCTGGCTGCTCACCCAGCTCGCGCCGGCGGCCGTGATCGACGGCGCGTGGCTCCAGGGCACGACGGCCCCCGGCGCGTTCCGCACGACGGTCGCGGCGCTCCTGCTCCGGATCTACCGCGACGAGCTCGGTGCGGGCGTGCCCGCCCAGCACCACGGCAACGTGCTGCGCAGGGCGCTCGCGGAGCAAGGCGTGACGCTGCCGCCGTGCGACGCGCGCGCGTTCATCGAACGGCCCGACCTCCTCCCGCAGGCGTTCTCGATGCCCGTGCTCTGGCTCGCGTTCGCGCAAGGGTCCATGGAGCTCTGGCCCGAGCTGCTCGGCCTCAACCTGGCCATCGAGATGGCCGGCATCGGCCGCGGGTACGCCGTGGCCGCCGCGATCCTGCGGCGCCACCGGATCGACCCGTACTTCTTCGACCTGCACAACACCATCGACAACGCCGCGTCGGGCCACACCGCGTGGTCGATCGAGGCCATCACCCGGTTCATGGACGCCTGCGCGGCGCCCGGCGACGCGCTCGCGATCGAGCGCGCAACGCTGCGGATCTGGCGCGGGTACGCCGCGTACGCGCGCGCGAGCCGGCCGCTCGTGCGCGCGGTCGCGGTGCGCCTCGGCCCACGGCTCGGCTGGCGCTGGCTCCGGCGACATCTGCTCGGGGACACGGGGAGGTAG
- a CDS encoding LysE family transporter, protein MALALVVGFLLGYLGSIPAAGPLAVLLVAAALAGQPRRVLMLAIGGAFAEGLWALAAARGLGWVLEAHPAIDRALRAGGAALVVAMGLALALAPRRASEAPSSGRATSALLTGFLLVAFNPSFLASWIASCAVLRAYPALAPAVAPPHAAALAVGAAMGVVSWFATLGRLLARYRERLGAWHGRLVRGLGWTLVALGLAGLLQRLA, encoded by the coding sequence ATGGCGCTCGCGCTCGTCGTGGGGTTCCTGCTCGGTTATCTCGGATCGATCCCGGCGGCGGGGCCGCTGGCCGTCTTGCTGGTGGCCGCGGCGCTCGCGGGGCAGCCCCGGCGTGTCTTGATGCTCGCCATCGGAGGCGCCTTTGCCGAGGGGCTCTGGGCGCTCGCCGCGGCGCGCGGGCTCGGGTGGGTCCTCGAGGCGCACCCCGCGATCGATCGCGCCCTGCGAGCGGGCGGCGCGGCGCTCGTCGTGGCGATGGGCCTCGCCCTGGCGCTCGCGCCTCGGCGCGCCTCGGAGGCGCCCTCGTCCGGGCGCGCGACATCGGCGCTCCTGACCGGGTTCCTCCTCGTCGCCTTCAATCCGTCGTTCCTGGCGTCGTGGATCGCGTCGTGCGCCGTGCTCCGCGCGTACCCTGCCCTCGCGCCCGCGGTCGCGCCGCCCCACGCGGCAGCGCTCGCGGTGGGCGCCGCCATGGGCGTGGTGAGCTGGTTCGCGACGCTCGGGCGCTTGCTGGCGCGCTACCGCGAGCGGCTCGGCGCATGGCACGGGCGCCTGGTGCGCGGCCTCGGGTGGACGCTGGTGGCGCTCGGGCTCGCGGGGCTCCTGCAGCGGCTCGCGTGA
- a CDS encoding M16 family metallopeptidase, producing MPAAAPAPALAAAPASAPTAPQSAASQAPKLDIPFTKYTLKNGLTVILHEDHALPMVALNLMVKVGSRFEEPGRTGFAHLFEHLMFMGTRRVPTKQFDAWMEAEGGWNNAWTSEDRTDYHEVAPAHALPLLLWLEADRFSSLADSMDLPKLNAQRDVVRNERRQTSENEPYGKVDLLMPSLMYPEGHPYHHPVIGSHEDLQAATVDDVTTFFRRWYVPNNVSLVVAGDFDAQKTRDLIERFFGGIPERPVPAATTPAPVKLSGVVRKTIEDNVNLPKVIMAWHSPPQYAPGDADLDLLATALEQGKASRLYKALVYDKQLAQEVSAVQHSGDLGSTFTVEAIARPGVPLEKVEAAIDAELAKVRDAKLSREELDRAKNQYETAFVTALESVAGRASMLNRYETSKGQPGFVEQDLKRYRDATAESLQAYAKSTLDPDARVILRVVPKGSEEAKKAVTK from the coding sequence GTGCCGGCCGCGGCCCCGGCGCCCGCGCTGGCCGCCGCCCCGGCGTCCGCGCCCACGGCGCCTCAGTCCGCGGCCTCCCAGGCGCCGAAGCTCGACATCCCGTTCACCAAGTACACCCTCAAGAACGGCCTCACCGTGATCCTCCACGAGGACCACGCGCTGCCGATGGTCGCCCTGAACCTGATGGTCAAGGTCGGCTCGCGGTTCGAGGAGCCGGGGCGCACCGGCTTCGCGCACCTGTTCGAGCACCTCATGTTCATGGGCACGCGCCGCGTCCCCACGAAGCAGTTCGACGCCTGGATGGAGGCCGAGGGCGGCTGGAACAACGCGTGGACCAGCGAGGACCGGACCGACTACCACGAGGTGGCGCCCGCCCACGCGCTGCCGCTCCTGCTCTGGCTCGAGGCCGATCGGTTCTCGTCGCTCGCGGACAGCATGGACCTCCCGAAGCTCAACGCGCAGCGCGACGTCGTGCGGAACGAGCGCCGCCAGACGAGCGAGAACGAGCCCTACGGCAAGGTCGACCTCCTCATGCCCTCGCTGATGTACCCGGAGGGACACCCCTACCACCACCCCGTGATCGGCTCGCACGAGGACCTCCAGGCCGCGACCGTCGACGACGTCACGACGTTCTTCCGGCGGTGGTACGTGCCGAACAACGTCTCCCTCGTCGTCGCCGGCGACTTCGACGCGCAGAAGACGCGCGATCTCATCGAGCGGTTCTTCGGCGGCATCCCGGAGCGGCCCGTCCCCGCGGCGACGACGCCCGCGCCGGTGAAGCTGAGCGGCGTCGTGCGGAAGACGATCGAGGACAACGTGAACCTCCCCAAGGTGATCATGGCCTGGCACAGCCCCCCGCAGTACGCGCCGGGCGACGCCGATCTCGACCTCCTCGCCACGGCGCTCGAGCAGGGGAAGGCGAGCCGCCTCTACAAGGCCCTCGTCTACGACAAGCAGCTCGCCCAGGAGGTGAGCGCCGTGCAGCACTCCGGCGATCTCGGCTCGACGTTCACCGTCGAGGCGATCGCGCGGCCGGGCGTGCCGCTCGAGAAGGTCGAGGCCGCCATCGACGCGGAGCTCGCCAAGGTGCGGGACGCGAAGCTGAGCCGCGAGGAGCTCGACCGGGCCAAGAACCAGTACGAGACCGCCTTCGTGACGGCGCTCGAGTCGGTCGCCGGCCGGGCCTCGATGCTCAACCGGTACGAGACGTCGAAGGGCCAGCCCGGGTTCGTGGAGCAGGATCTGAAGCGCTACCGCGACGCGACCGCGGAGTCGCTGCAGGCGTACGCGAAGAGCACCCTGGATCCCGACGCCCGGGTGATCCTGCGGGTCGTGCCGAAGGGCAGCGAAGAGGCGAAGAAGGCGGTGACGAAATGA
- a CDS encoding M16 family metallopeptidase — MRATHAGAMIALVAAALGCEPRTPAQSAARAEAPRPSAPPAAAKPADPLGPRPELPKPQPFTPPAPVVLDGPNGSKVWLLERHTLPIVSVAISVASGAADDPKGAAGLAHITADMLDEGAGTRSAVELSSAINDLGATLSVGARADGSVATLSVLKKNFDKAFSLLADVVARPRFEAKEWKRVSELWQNDLRKRGDDATRVSGLVSMAALHGPGTPYGHPVDGLVADAKSIGLPAVKAFYKAAWRPDRAVITVVGDITRDELQQALSRDLGTWSAKGATASAAPATKGAAASAAQSTKGAAGAAAPATKGAAAAQGATAAAPAWKPPRLVLVDRPGAPQSVIAAVREGVAASDPRRPLLQLVNSALGGSFTSRLNQNLREDHGWSYGAGSAFTETRQPGAFVARASVVTEATGPALKEMLAELAKMADSGLTRDELAKVQAQDRADLVSAYETVNRTAQRLGTLARLELPETFDGDASKARQGATLATLAELARAVDPKGATVVVVGPRQEILPQLQAIGLGEPEAWDVEGQPIQPKK, encoded by the coding sequence ATGAGAGCGACACACGCAGGCGCGATGATCGCGCTGGTCGCCGCGGCCCTCGGCTGCGAGCCGAGGACGCCGGCGCAGTCCGCAGCCCGGGCGGAGGCGCCACGTCCGAGCGCCCCGCCGGCGGCCGCGAAGCCCGCGGACCCGCTCGGGCCCAGGCCGGAGCTGCCGAAGCCGCAGCCGTTCACGCCGCCGGCGCCGGTGGTGCTCGACGGGCCGAACGGCTCGAAGGTGTGGCTGCTCGAGCGCCACACGCTGCCGATCGTGTCCGTGGCCATCTCCGTCGCGTCGGGGGCGGCGGACGATCCGAAGGGCGCGGCGGGGCTCGCGCACATCACCGCGGACATGCTCGACGAGGGCGCGGGGACGCGGAGCGCGGTGGAGCTGTCCAGCGCGATCAACGACCTCGGCGCGACGCTCTCGGTCGGGGCGCGCGCCGACGGCAGCGTCGCGACGCTCTCCGTGCTGAAGAAGAACTTCGACAAGGCGTTCTCGCTGCTCGCCGACGTGGTCGCGCGCCCGCGGTTCGAGGCGAAGGAGTGGAAGCGCGTCAGCGAGCTCTGGCAGAACGACCTGAGGAAGCGCGGCGACGACGCGACGCGGGTCTCGGGGCTGGTCTCGATGGCCGCGCTCCACGGGCCGGGCACGCCGTACGGGCACCCCGTCGACGGCCTGGTCGCGGACGCGAAGTCGATCGGCCTCCCGGCCGTGAAGGCGTTCTACAAGGCGGCGTGGCGCCCGGACCGCGCGGTGATCACCGTGGTCGGCGACATCACCCGGGACGAGCTGCAGCAGGCGCTCTCGCGCGATCTCGGGACCTGGTCGGCGAAGGGCGCCACGGCGAGCGCCGCGCCGGCCACGAAGGGCGCGGCGGCGAGCGCCGCGCAGTCCACGAAAGGCGCGGCGGGGGCCGCCGCGCCGGCCACGAAGGGCGCGGCGGCAGCGCAGGGCGCGACGGCAGCCGCGCCGGCCTGGAAGCCGCCGCGGCTTGTGCTCGTCGACCGCCCGGGGGCGCCGCAGTCGGTGATCGCGGCCGTGCGGGAGGGGGTCGCCGCGAGCGATCCTCGGCGGCCGCTGCTCCAGCTCGTCAACTCCGCGCTCGGCGGCTCGTTCACGTCGCGCTTGAACCAGAACCTGCGCGAGGATCACGGCTGGTCCTACGGCGCCGGCTCGGCGTTCACCGAGACGAGGCAGCCGGGCGCGTTCGTGGCGCGGGCCTCCGTCGTCACCGAGGCGACCGGACCCGCCCTGAAGGAGATGCTCGCCGAGCTCGCCAAGATGGCCGACTCCGGGCTGACCCGTGACGAGCTGGCGAAGGTGCAGGCGCAGGACCGCGCGGATCTCGTCTCCGCCTACGAGACAGTGAACCGCACCGCGCAGCGCCTCGGGACGCTGGCGCGGCTCGAGCTGCCGGAGACGTTCGACGGCGACGCGAGCAAGGCGCGGCAGGGCGCGACGCTGGCGACCCTTGCGGAGCTCGCGAGGGCCGTGGATCCGAAGGGGGCGACCGTCGTGGTCGTGGGACCGCGGCAGGAGATCCTGCCGCAGCTCCAGGCGATCGGCCTGGGCGAGCCGGAGGCGTGGGACGTCGAGGGGCAGCCGATCCAGCCGAAGAAATAG
- a CDS encoding DUF6600 domain-containing protein, which produces MLPMPLPLSASPSRPAPAAPGIPGARLRRLGGALPLLAALIAAPASAAAQPAEAAPVQVDVRVSAQAQIDADEYEDTDPSALVEFQQPLAAYGTWVDDPSYGTVWVPSAVVVGADFAPYQTAGHWALTDDGEWLWVSDYTWGHIPFHYGRWVWISSHGWAWIPGRTYAPAWVVWRVGDAGYVGWAPMPPTYTWSSGVAVSLWTVPPAAYVFCPTTHVFHRHVHTHVIRDREVVRRIAAHSHTYRPARPTASRPGRADIRPGGDGGAGRSSPSHGIRPGGYRPASPSLAEAGVPSSAAPRHRDRPDPRALAYARRSTTPSARHAAPPARRPASPAGDDRRAAPALRTPLHPRGTPDGDAPAPVARPGLPARGVSDAGALHRSGASPSHRPWRPAVTPASPLPAPETPASPAPRPVGTPAATRDLPHRSPSATAPRPLPQATQAPQPIAKPRALPSAPSSPPRPRIHLPSGPAPGKTAPASGRPRSR; this is translated from the coding sequence ATGCTGCCGATGCCTCTCCCGCTGTCCGCTTCCCCCTCGCGCCCTGCCCCCGCGGCGCCGGGCATCCCCGGGGCCCGGCTCCGCCGGCTCGGCGGCGCCCTGCCGCTGCTCGCCGCGCTCATCGCCGCGCCCGCGAGCGCCGCCGCCCAGCCCGCCGAGGCCGCGCCGGTCCAGGTCGATGTCCGCGTGAGCGCGCAGGCGCAGATCGACGCGGACGAGTACGAAGACACCGACCCGAGCGCCCTCGTCGAGTTCCAGCAGCCGCTCGCCGCGTACGGCACCTGGGTCGACGACCCGAGCTACGGCACGGTCTGGGTGCCCTCCGCGGTCGTGGTCGGCGCCGATTTCGCGCCCTACCAGACAGCGGGCCACTGGGCGCTGACCGACGACGGCGAGTGGCTCTGGGTCAGCGACTACACGTGGGGCCACATCCCCTTCCACTATGGCCGCTGGGTCTGGATCTCCTCCCACGGCTGGGCCTGGATCCCGGGGCGAACGTACGCCCCGGCGTGGGTCGTCTGGCGCGTCGGTGACGCCGGCTACGTCGGCTGGGCCCCGATGCCGCCGACCTACACCTGGAGCAGCGGCGTCGCGGTCTCGCTGTGGACCGTCCCCCCTGCCGCGTACGTCTTCTGCCCGACGACGCACGTCTTCCACCGCCACGTCCACACGCACGTCATCCGCGATCGCGAGGTCGTCCGGCGCATCGCCGCGCACTCGCACACCTACAGGCCGGCGCGGCCCACCGCGAGCAGGCCCGGGCGCGCCGACATCCGCCCGGGCGGCGATGGGGGCGCGGGCCGCTCGAGCCCGTCCCACGGCATCCGTCCTGGCGGCTACCGGCCGGCCTCGCCGTCGCTCGCGGAGGCCGGCGTCCCCTCCTCGGCCGCGCCGAGGCACCGCGACAGGCCGGATCCTCGCGCCCTCGCTTACGCCCGCAGGAGCACGACGCCGAGCGCACGCCACGCGGCCCCGCCGGCGCGCCGTCCGGCGTCGCCCGCAGGCGACGACCGTCGCGCGGCGCCCGCGCTGCGCACGCCGCTGCACCCGCGGGGGACGCCCGACGGCGACGCTCCGGCCCCGGTCGCCAGGCCGGGCCTCCCGGCGCGGGGCGTGTCCGACGCGGGCGCGCTGCACCGCAGCGGCGCGAGCCCATCCCACCGGCCCTGGCGGCCGGCGGTCACGCCGGCGTCGCCCCTCCCGGCCCCGGAGACGCCGGCCTCCCCGGCGCCGCGCCCCGTCGGCACGCCGGCCGCCACGCGCGACCTCCCGCACCGATCGCCGTCGGCCACCGCGCCGCGGCCGCTGCCGCAGGCGACGCAGGCGCCGCAGCCGATCGCGAAGCCGCGCGCGCTCCCGAGCGCGCCGTCGTCGCCGCCGCGCCCCAGGATCCACCTCCCGTCGGGCCCGGCTCCGGGGAAGACGGCGCCGGCGTCCGGTCGCCCGCGGTCGAGGTAG